The following proteins come from a genomic window of Paenibacillus spongiae:
- a CDS encoding transposase → MYSSRGPRPYAPSLKFKLHIVQRYYDLSDREMEERVIGDLFIKRFLGLPIC, encoded by the coding sequence TTGTATTCTTCAAGGGGGCCCCGACCTTATGCTCCCTCCTTGAAGTTCAAACTGCATATCGTACAGCGGTACTACGACCTGTCTGATCGTGAAATGGAAGAACGGGTCATTGGCGATCTCTTCATTAAACGGTTTCTTGGCCTGCCTATTTGTTGA